From Desmodus rotundus isolate HL8 chromosome 12, HLdesRot8A.1, whole genome shotgun sequence, one genomic window encodes:
- the PHTF1 gene encoding protein PHTF1 isoform X2, with amino-acid sequence MASNERDAISWYQKKIGAYDQQIWEKSIEQTQIKGFKNKPKKMGHIKPDLIDVDLIRGSTFAKAKPEIPWTSLTRKGLVRVVFFPLFSSWWIQVTSVRIFVWLLLLYLMQVTALVLYLMMPIVSGSEVLGPLCLMLLMGTVHCQIVSTQAARPSGSNGNRRRRKLRKTVNGDGSRENGNNSSDKVRGVEAVEPVPFISGFWGTLFGNRGKRVKICNKGTETDNDTSALRPIIKKRQGRPEIKMWPTTEKAKLSDGEKCHREAFRRVGNGMSDDLSSEEDGEARTQMMILRRSVEGASSDNGCEVKNRKSMLPRRANSQVAKSTPKWCRVVRDSDSLAESEFESAAFSQGSRSGVSGAPRSLNMSRRDSESTRHDSETEDMLWDDLLHGPECRSSVSSDSEGDHVSTLHSGTRRDPKEDVFQQNHIFWLQNSSPASDRVSAIIWEGNECKKTDMSVLEISGIIMSRVNAYQQGVGYQMLGNVVTIGLAFFPFLHRLFREKSLDQLKSISTEEILTLFCGAPPVTPVIILSIINFFERLCLTWMFFFMMCVAERTYKQRFLFAKLFSHITSARKARKYEIPHFRLKKVENIKIWLSLRSFLKRRGPQRSVDVVVSSVFLLTLSIAFICCAQINLYLKMEKKPNKKEQLTLVNNVLKLSTKLLKELDTPFRLYGLTMNPLIYNITRVVILSAVSGVISDLLGFNIRLWKIKS; translated from the exons GGcttcaaaaacaaaccaaaaaagatGGGTCACATAAAGCCAGACTTGATTGACGTTGACTTAATCAGAG GCTCGACGTTTGCCAAAGCCAAACCTGAAATTCCGTGGACGTCTCTGACTCGGAAGGGGCTTGTTCGAGTTGTGTTTTTCCCCTTGTTCAGCAGCTGGTGGATTCAGGTGACCTCTGTAAGAATCTTTGTTTGGCTGCTACTGCTTTACCTCATGCAAG TCACAGCACTCGTGCTGTACCTGATGATGCCCATTGTGAGTGGGAGCGAAGTGCTGGGACCCCTGTGCCTTATGCTGCTCATGGGGACCGTCCACTGTCAGATCGTGTCCACTCAGGCAGCACGGCCGTCGGGAAGCAACGGAAATCGGCGGAGGAG aaAACTACGAAAAACTGTGAATGGTGATGGGAGCcgagaaaatggaaataactccTCTGATAAAGTCAGAGGGGTAGAAGCTGTGGAACCTGTACCCTTCATTAGCGGTTTTTGGGGGACTCTCTTTGGCAACAG gggtaaaagagtaaaaatatgcaACAAGGGGACCGAAACTGACAATGACACAAGTGCCCTGCGTCCCATCATTAAGAAGAGACAGGGTCGCCCGGAGATTAAAATGTGGCCAACAACAGAGAAAGCAAAGCTTTCCGATGGAGAAAAGTGCCATAGG GAGGCTTTCAGGCGTGTGGGCAACGGGATGTCAGATGACCTGTCGAGCGAGGAAGACGGCGAAGCCCGGACACAGATGATGATCCTGCGCCGGAGCGTGGAAGGGGCCTCCAGTGACAATGGCTGTGAGGTCAAGAACAGAAAATCAATGCTTCCACGGCGCGCAAACTCTCAG GTAGCGAAGAGCACTCCCAAGTGGTGCCGCGTTGTGCGGGATTCGGACAGCCTGGCCGAATCCGAGTTTGAATCGGCAGCCTTCAGCCAG ggcTCTCGATCTGGTGTGAGCGGTGCCCCTCGGAGCCTCAACATGTCGAGGAGGGACTCAGAAAGCACCCGCCATGACTCAGAGACTGAGGACATGCTGTGGGATGACCTGCTGCATGGCCCGGAGTGCCGGTCATCTGTCAGCAGCGACAGCGAGGGGGACCACGTGAGCACCCTTCACTCAGGGACCAGGCGCGACCCCAAAGAGGATGTTTTTCAGCAG AACCACATATTCTGGCTTCAGAACTCAAGCCCCGCCTCTGATCGAGTCAGTGCAATAATCTGGGAGGGAAACGAGTGCAAAAAGACGGACATGTCTGTGCTGGAGATCAGTGGCATCATCATGAGCAGG GTTAATGCATATCAGCAAGGTGTAGGTTATCAGATGCTGGGAAATGTCGTCACCATTGGGttggcattttttccttttttacatcgACTTTTCCGCGAGAAGAGCCTTGACCAGCTGAAGTCCATTTCAACTGAGGAGATCCTGACTCTCTTTTGTGGGGCACCCCCGGTTACACCTGTTATTATTTTgtctataattaatttttttgagcGATTGTGTCTCACGTGGATGTTTTTTTTCATGATGTGTGTGGCAGAGAGAACGTATAAACAG agatttttatttgcGAAACTCTTCAGCCATATTACTTCTGCCAGGAAAGctagaaaatatgaaatacctCATTTCAGACTTAAAAAGGTAGAGAACATTAAGATATGGTTATCGCTGCGTTCCTTTCTGAAG AGACGGGGGCCGCAGCGCTCAGTGGACGTGGTCGTGTCTTCCGTCTTCTTACTGACGCTCTCCATCGCCTTCATCTGCTGTGCCCAG ATTAACTTATATCTTAAGATGGAAAAAAAGCCAAATAAGAAAGAACAGCTTACTCTAGTAAACAATGTATTAAAACTGTCCACCAAATTGTTGAAA GAGCTGGACACACCGTTTCGACTCTATGGGCTGACAATGAACCCCTTAATCTACAACATCACCCGAGTAGTTATCCTTTCTGCTGTCTCAGGTGTCATAAGTGACCTTCTAGGGTTTAATATACGA ctATGGAAAATCAAATCGTAA
- the PHTF1 gene encoding protein PHTF1 isoform X1, with protein sequence MASNERDAISWYQKKIGAYDQQIWEKSIEQTQIKGFKNKPKKMGHIKPDLIDVDLIRGSTFAKAKPEIPWTSLTRKGLVRVVFFPLFSSWWIQVTSVRIFVWLLLLYLMQVTALVLYLMMPIVSGSEVLGPLCLMLLMGTVHCQIVSTQAARPSGSNGNRRRRKLRKTVNGDGSRENGNNSSDKVRGVEAVEPVPFISGFWGTLFGNRGKRVKICNKGTETDNDTSALRPIIKKRQGRPEIKMWPTTEKAKLSDGEKCHREAFRRVGNGMSDDLSSEEDGEARTQMMILRRSVEGASSDNGCEVKNRKSMLPRRANSQVAKSTPKWCRVVRDSDSLAESEFESAAFSQGSRSGVSGAPRSLNMSRRDSESTRHDSETEDMLWDDLLHGPECRSSVSSDSEGDHVSTLHSGTRRDPKEDVFQQNHIFWLQNSSPASDRVSAIIWEGNECKKTDMSVLEISGIIMSRVNAYQQGVGYQMLGNVVTIGLAFFPFLHRLFREKSLDQLKSISTEEILTLFCGAPPVTPVIILSIINFFERLCLTWMFFFMMCVAERTYKQRFLFAKLFSHITSARKARKYEIPHFRLKKVENIKIWLSLRSFLKRRGPQRSVDVVVSSVFLLTLSIAFICCAQVLQGHKTFLNDAYNWEFLIWETALLLFLLRLASLGSETNKKYSNVSILLTEQINLYLKMEKKPNKKEQLTLVNNVLKLSTKLLKELDTPFRLYGLTMNPLIYNITRVVILSAVSGVISDLLGFNIRLWKIKS encoded by the exons GGcttcaaaaacaaaccaaaaaagatGGGTCACATAAAGCCAGACTTGATTGACGTTGACTTAATCAGAG GCTCGACGTTTGCCAAAGCCAAACCTGAAATTCCGTGGACGTCTCTGACTCGGAAGGGGCTTGTTCGAGTTGTGTTTTTCCCCTTGTTCAGCAGCTGGTGGATTCAGGTGACCTCTGTAAGAATCTTTGTTTGGCTGCTACTGCTTTACCTCATGCAAG TCACAGCACTCGTGCTGTACCTGATGATGCCCATTGTGAGTGGGAGCGAAGTGCTGGGACCCCTGTGCCTTATGCTGCTCATGGGGACCGTCCACTGTCAGATCGTGTCCACTCAGGCAGCACGGCCGTCGGGAAGCAACGGAAATCGGCGGAGGAG aaAACTACGAAAAACTGTGAATGGTGATGGGAGCcgagaaaatggaaataactccTCTGATAAAGTCAGAGGGGTAGAAGCTGTGGAACCTGTACCCTTCATTAGCGGTTTTTGGGGGACTCTCTTTGGCAACAG gggtaaaagagtaaaaatatgcaACAAGGGGACCGAAACTGACAATGACACAAGTGCCCTGCGTCCCATCATTAAGAAGAGACAGGGTCGCCCGGAGATTAAAATGTGGCCAACAACAGAGAAAGCAAAGCTTTCCGATGGAGAAAAGTGCCATAGG GAGGCTTTCAGGCGTGTGGGCAACGGGATGTCAGATGACCTGTCGAGCGAGGAAGACGGCGAAGCCCGGACACAGATGATGATCCTGCGCCGGAGCGTGGAAGGGGCCTCCAGTGACAATGGCTGTGAGGTCAAGAACAGAAAATCAATGCTTCCACGGCGCGCAAACTCTCAG GTAGCGAAGAGCACTCCCAAGTGGTGCCGCGTTGTGCGGGATTCGGACAGCCTGGCCGAATCCGAGTTTGAATCGGCAGCCTTCAGCCAG ggcTCTCGATCTGGTGTGAGCGGTGCCCCTCGGAGCCTCAACATGTCGAGGAGGGACTCAGAAAGCACCCGCCATGACTCAGAGACTGAGGACATGCTGTGGGATGACCTGCTGCATGGCCCGGAGTGCCGGTCATCTGTCAGCAGCGACAGCGAGGGGGACCACGTGAGCACCCTTCACTCAGGGACCAGGCGCGACCCCAAAGAGGATGTTTTTCAGCAG AACCACATATTCTGGCTTCAGAACTCAAGCCCCGCCTCTGATCGAGTCAGTGCAATAATCTGGGAGGGAAACGAGTGCAAAAAGACGGACATGTCTGTGCTGGAGATCAGTGGCATCATCATGAGCAGG GTTAATGCATATCAGCAAGGTGTAGGTTATCAGATGCTGGGAAATGTCGTCACCATTGGGttggcattttttccttttttacatcgACTTTTCCGCGAGAAGAGCCTTGACCAGCTGAAGTCCATTTCAACTGAGGAGATCCTGACTCTCTTTTGTGGGGCACCCCCGGTTACACCTGTTATTATTTTgtctataattaatttttttgagcGATTGTGTCTCACGTGGATGTTTTTTTTCATGATGTGTGTGGCAGAGAGAACGTATAAACAG agatttttatttgcGAAACTCTTCAGCCATATTACTTCTGCCAGGAAAGctagaaaatatgaaatacctCATTTCAGACTTAAAAAGGTAGAGAACATTAAGATATGGTTATCGCTGCGTTCCTTTCTGAAG AGACGGGGGCCGCAGCGCTCAGTGGACGTGGTCGTGTCTTCCGTCTTCTTACTGACGCTCTCCATCGCCTTCATCTGCTGTGCCCAG GTTCTCCAAGGACATAAAACTTTCCTGAATGATGCTTATAATTGGGAGTTTTTGATCTGGGAAACAGCTTTACTCCTTTTCTTACTACGCCTGGCCTCGCTGGGGTCTGAAACCAATAAGAAATACAGCAATGTTTCAATATTACTTACTGAACAG ATTAACTTATATCTTAAGATGGAAAAAAAGCCAAATAAGAAAGAACAGCTTACTCTAGTAAACAATGTATTAAAACTGTCCACCAAATTGTTGAAA GAGCTGGACACACCGTTTCGACTCTATGGGCTGACAATGAACCCCTTAATCTACAACATCACCCGAGTAGTTATCCTTTCTGCTGTCTCAGGTGTCATAAGTGACCTTCTAGGGTTTAATATACGA ctATGGAAAATCAAATCGTAA
- the PHTF1 gene encoding protein PHTF1 isoform X3, whose protein sequence is MMPIVSGSEVLGPLCLMLLMGTVHCQIVSTQAARPSGSNGNRRRRKLRKTVNGDGSRENGNNSSDKVRGVEAVEPVPFISGFWGTLFGNRGKRVKICNKGTETDNDTSALRPIIKKRQGRPEIKMWPTTEKAKLSDGEKCHREAFRRVGNGMSDDLSSEEDGEARTQMMILRRSVEGASSDNGCEVKNRKSMLPRRANSQVAKSTPKWCRVVRDSDSLAESEFESAAFSQGSRSGVSGAPRSLNMSRRDSESTRHDSETEDMLWDDLLHGPECRSSVSSDSEGDHVSTLHSGTRRDPKEDVFQQNHIFWLQNSSPASDRVSAIIWEGNECKKTDMSVLEISGIIMSRVNAYQQGVGYQMLGNVVTIGLAFFPFLHRLFREKSLDQLKSISTEEILTLFCGAPPVTPVIILSIINFFERLCLTWMFFFMMCVAERTYKQRFLFAKLFSHITSARKARKYEIPHFRLKKVENIKIWLSLRSFLKRRGPQRSVDVVVSSVFLLTLSIAFICCAQVLQGHKTFLNDAYNWEFLIWETALLLFLLRLASLGSETNKKYSNVSILLTEQINLYLKMEKKPNKKEQLTLVNNVLKLSTKLLKELDTPFRLYGLTMNPLIYNITRVVILSAVSGVISDLLGFNIRLWKIKS, encoded by the exons ATGATGCCCATTGTGAGTGGGAGCGAAGTGCTGGGACCCCTGTGCCTTATGCTGCTCATGGGGACCGTCCACTGTCAGATCGTGTCCACTCAGGCAGCACGGCCGTCGGGAAGCAACGGAAATCGGCGGAGGAG aaAACTACGAAAAACTGTGAATGGTGATGGGAGCcgagaaaatggaaataactccTCTGATAAAGTCAGAGGGGTAGAAGCTGTGGAACCTGTACCCTTCATTAGCGGTTTTTGGGGGACTCTCTTTGGCAACAG gggtaaaagagtaaaaatatgcaACAAGGGGACCGAAACTGACAATGACACAAGTGCCCTGCGTCCCATCATTAAGAAGAGACAGGGTCGCCCGGAGATTAAAATGTGGCCAACAACAGAGAAAGCAAAGCTTTCCGATGGAGAAAAGTGCCATAGG GAGGCTTTCAGGCGTGTGGGCAACGGGATGTCAGATGACCTGTCGAGCGAGGAAGACGGCGAAGCCCGGACACAGATGATGATCCTGCGCCGGAGCGTGGAAGGGGCCTCCAGTGACAATGGCTGTGAGGTCAAGAACAGAAAATCAATGCTTCCACGGCGCGCAAACTCTCAG GTAGCGAAGAGCACTCCCAAGTGGTGCCGCGTTGTGCGGGATTCGGACAGCCTGGCCGAATCCGAGTTTGAATCGGCAGCCTTCAGCCAG ggcTCTCGATCTGGTGTGAGCGGTGCCCCTCGGAGCCTCAACATGTCGAGGAGGGACTCAGAAAGCACCCGCCATGACTCAGAGACTGAGGACATGCTGTGGGATGACCTGCTGCATGGCCCGGAGTGCCGGTCATCTGTCAGCAGCGACAGCGAGGGGGACCACGTGAGCACCCTTCACTCAGGGACCAGGCGCGACCCCAAAGAGGATGTTTTTCAGCAG AACCACATATTCTGGCTTCAGAACTCAAGCCCCGCCTCTGATCGAGTCAGTGCAATAATCTGGGAGGGAAACGAGTGCAAAAAGACGGACATGTCTGTGCTGGAGATCAGTGGCATCATCATGAGCAGG GTTAATGCATATCAGCAAGGTGTAGGTTATCAGATGCTGGGAAATGTCGTCACCATTGGGttggcattttttccttttttacatcgACTTTTCCGCGAGAAGAGCCTTGACCAGCTGAAGTCCATTTCAACTGAGGAGATCCTGACTCTCTTTTGTGGGGCACCCCCGGTTACACCTGTTATTATTTTgtctataattaatttttttgagcGATTGTGTCTCACGTGGATGTTTTTTTTCATGATGTGTGTGGCAGAGAGAACGTATAAACAG agatttttatttgcGAAACTCTTCAGCCATATTACTTCTGCCAGGAAAGctagaaaatatgaaatacctCATTTCAGACTTAAAAAGGTAGAGAACATTAAGATATGGTTATCGCTGCGTTCCTTTCTGAAG AGACGGGGGCCGCAGCGCTCAGTGGACGTGGTCGTGTCTTCCGTCTTCTTACTGACGCTCTCCATCGCCTTCATCTGCTGTGCCCAG GTTCTCCAAGGACATAAAACTTTCCTGAATGATGCTTATAATTGGGAGTTTTTGATCTGGGAAACAGCTTTACTCCTTTTCTTACTACGCCTGGCCTCGCTGGGGTCTGAAACCAATAAGAAATACAGCAATGTTTCAATATTACTTACTGAACAG ATTAACTTATATCTTAAGATGGAAAAAAAGCCAAATAAGAAAGAACAGCTTACTCTAGTAAACAATGTATTAAAACTGTCCACCAAATTGTTGAAA GAGCTGGACACACCGTTTCGACTCTATGGGCTGACAATGAACCCCTTAATCTACAACATCACCCGAGTAGTTATCCTTTCTGCTGTCTCAGGTGTCATAAGTGACCTTCTAGGGTTTAATATACGA ctATGGAAAATCAAATCGTAA